In the Acanthochromis polyacanthus isolate Apoly-LR-REF ecotype Palm Island chromosome 20, KAUST_Apoly_ChrSc, whole genome shotgun sequence genome, TTCATAACTACTTTTATCTCATTAATAAAACAATCAGTGGAATTTACTCAGTTGCTTACCTGGAAAACATCATTGGCACATTTTCTGCAGAGGTTGTGCTGGCAGGGTAGGATCACCACTGGCTTTGTAAACATTTCCAGGCATATGGGacaaatcagctgtttctcCAAGTTTTCCATGGTGATAGGCTCTGTCATACGATTTTATACACTACCAGAATTTAATTAGATAAGACCCACATAagcattattttcaaaaaaaagtcCTTTTCTGAAAGCAATCTCCAGCGGGCCCAGTGTCGGCCTGAGGAGTAGGCCTGCTGTTCGTGTCCTCGAGGGTGTAGGCTCCTATCTCGCTGGTGTCAGTTCTGTTTTTAGCAGCTACTGCTGTCACGTCTAAGGTTGCCATTTTTACCTTGCCCATATTTGAAACTGAGCAGGGCAGGACTGAACAGCTGCCCACCAGCCTTACAGCCTCCTCTACACCGCCACCAGGGACTGCTCTGTGTATCTGTATGGTTCAGGGGGTGGGGGATTTGCATCATACAATCGTGATAAAGGATGCTTAAGCTACCAGAAATACCTGACTTTAAGTTAAGTTTCTTGGCcttaaaaacatatatttttgcCTTGTCACGCTGAACATAATTAAGGATTTTAGATAGTAATGCATTCACACTTTCGCTCCTatgtaacaaaatatttaaacagtTGATGAACGCTGATACCTATTAAATACATGTAGTAGCAAATCAACAGACATAGGAAACAAGATATAAATgcataataaacattttaaaatattaaaaataggcAAAATGCTAAAGTATTTAGCATTGCGTTTATGCTAACTTTTTAGCCAGCTAACGCTAGCTAGCCGTTTGATGGATGCTAGGTAGCACCTTTCCAGGTAGCCATCAGAGGAACAACTTCGACGCAGCAACTTGTTGCAtcagaaagaccacgaccatAAAGTTGGGAAGGTTTACTACAACACAAGGTGAGTTATTTGGCTGcatttttaatcaaacattaaatgaattgcGGTACTTATAAAACTACAACGGTGCGGTTTTGTTTAAGTCATTATTTTGTCCTTAAACAGCTAGCTTAGCGCTAGCTAGCTTGACACTGCTACCCATGAATCTTGTGCTGTATTGTAGTTGTGACTCCATCTATAAAAGTAtccataaagtaaaaaaataatttaaaagaaacTGCTGTAAGGCGATATTTTGATTATTGCCATATTTGTTTGAGAACCCAAAAGGGTTGTTTGGAGAATGCGGGCATCGATCCCGCTACCTCTCGCATGCTAAGCGAGCGCTCTACCATTTGAGCTAATTCCCCACTGTAGGTGGTGTTCGTCCGGTCTCCTTTTAACGCCGTGCAGAGAAATCCACCTGAAAGTCATTACAACTTCAAAGATACAGTTTAGTTGTTGCGACGGTGTGGCACCCTACATATTACTGCTCGCTTTCGCGTTATGCACCAAGTTTGGACTTTGACGTAGCATTAATTTAGCTAACGTCAACGTTTAAGCTAACCTAGCTTAAACGTTGACGTAGCATTAATTTAGCTAACGTCAACATTTAAGCTAACCTAGCTTAAACGTTCATGAACCACGAGGGGATTTATTTGCCTTAAATGCCGACTATCTGGGAAAGTAAGTTTGTTCATAACTCTTATCACTCTATTATTGTCATGGAGTTGTGAAAGTTGGAAACACCGGAGCTGAAGTGAACTAACTGCTGCGGACGCGAATGTGCGGCGACGGGAGGAAAGTTGTGTCCGCTTGACACCACATGCTGCATTACCGCAGACTCCCACAATGCATCTGACGATTATATCTGTGTTTATCAATAATATTGTACAGTACAGCTTTAGCCAGTAGCTCCCTTCGatagctcagttggtagagCGGAGGACTGTAGTGGTTGCATAGTAATCCTTAGGTCGCTGGTTCGAATCCGGCTCGAAGGAGACattctttttttgcagtttcaatAGCAATACGTAATATACGTAAATTCGAATTCACAAACAATGACTGTGCTGCTGCACTCTGCTGTTAGAGCAAAGTAAGCCCAAGCCAGCCAATCAGCGCACGACCTCATGTTCCATTGGGCCAATCACGTCCCGAGCCTGTGGGCTTACTTTTGACCAATCACGTTCCATCTTCGGGATCCTTTATAAACTCTCGGAGGAAAATGATAAACAGTCATCCACAGCTGTCAGGCCTATCGTTTAGCAAGCGGTAAGTTTAAACATATTCTCTTTTTCACCAGCTAAATGGGTCTTAGACATTAACTGTATCCTGTTGTTAGCGTGACATGCTTATTGCAAAAAACAGCCCTTTGGTAATGCGTAGTGTGATGTTGATGCTCCCTATTATACTTCAGTGAACTTGTGTATTAGAAATATTgggaacacaacaaagagagcAGATAATACTGACTTTTCTGTGATGTACATCTCCCTTTCATTAGTTGGTTCAGAGTGTATAGCGCTCAGGGAGTAGCTAACGTAAGTTTATAATGATCTCGTCATAATAATGCTTGTTATCGTAAAGTAATCTGGCGACTCTTGCCATCATAATCACGTAATAATACTTCTACAAAAATGTGTGCTCTGTGGAGGTTCTGGCCAGCTGAATATATTACTTTTTAGAGCCATTTTATGATCGTAATTTTATGAAATATCATAAATGCCCGCCTAAAACCTCTTATTCATTGTGTGCACCCCAGTATAATTATGGGATCCCCTGTCATAAAATGACAATTTGTACATGGTATTACACCAACAAGAGTATACCAACAAGTGTTATTGTTTTAACAATTAGCAAAGTtatcactgtatttttttaaatacaaaataaatgtacGTCGCGCTTAATTTAAATCAACGTGGTTGCGTTTGGGCGGGTGGGCTGGCTGCTGTCACGACAGTGCGAGTAgtacaacaaaactaaaaatgatAAGATTGTACAGTATTTCATGACAATACCACTAATTTACTACAATTACTTAGTACTGTTCCAGGGGAGCAGCGAATTGCCCATTTGTAAGTTCTTTGAATGCTGAGTGAAAAACGTGATATAAATCCAATGTTATGAttattttagaatttaaaagaatgtctataaatataataaatataactATCTATTTATGGCTGTTTCCTCTCAGATTATGTATGCATACCCAGTGCTCCGTAAAACTCCTCAGGGGCGACTCATCATGGGGCCAACTGAAGAGGCAAACCGGAGTGAGACCGTGGTGGCAGGGAGGGCCAGGAGCAAGGACGAGGTTCTGGCCGAGGCCACTGCCTTCATGAGGCAAAACGGAGGGGATCCCGGTGACCAGTTCCTGGTTCTGGCTCACTGCAGGATCCAGCTGGGGAAGTACCAGGGCCAGAGGTTCCGGTGGCTGCTTGAGAATGCGCTGGGGTATGCAGTCTACCTGGTTGGCAACATTATCGTGAAAGAGGAGAGGGACAACCCGCTGTCGGCCAATAAACACCTGTTCCTCAGGTACACCTCCCATATCAGGGAGATAGGGGAGGCTGTGGAGGTGTACCAGAGAAAACAGGCCATGCTGCAGGAGGCCCAGAGGACCGGAGACTCTGGCTGTCTAATGGTGGAGTTTGGCGACTTCAGGGGCAGGTCCATGAAGGAGGTGTATGAGGACCAAAGCAAGGAAGCCCAGGCTCTCATCACCTACCTGAAAAAGGCAACAGCCAGGCCAAACACCAACATGGCCCTCTTCAAAGCATATGTGCTGAAGAGGCAGGCTTCGGCTCCAGCCCCTGTGCCCACCACCACTGCCACTGCACCTGCCCCCACTGCTgctgtgtctgctgctgctgccatgccCACTGCATCTGCCCCcactgctgctgccaccatgccCACTGCCACTGTGTCTGTTCCTTCTCCACCTGCTGCAACTCAGAGCAGGCTCCAGGTTGCTGCCACTGTGAAGGCCCTGCTGGTGCATGGGATGCATTTGTCTGCTTCACAGCtggcacaaaaaatattgtctcCAGCTACAATTATTACAGTGTATATGCAGTATATCAAACTTGCAGA is a window encoding:
- the LOC110963147 gene encoding uncharacterized protein LOC110963147, producing the protein MYAYPVLRKTPQGRLIMGPTEEANRSETVVAGRARSKDEVLAEATAFMRQNGGDPGDQFLVLAHCRIQLGKYQGQRFRWLLENALGYAVYLVGNIIVKEERDNPLSANKHLFLRYTSHIREIGEAVEVYQRKQAMLQEAQRTGDSGCLMVEFGDFRGRSMKEVYEDQSKEAQALITYLKKATARPNTNMALFKAYVLKRQASAPAPVPTTTATAPAPTAAVSAAAAMPTASAPTAAATMPTATVSVPSPPAATQSRLQVAATVKALLVHGMHLSASQLAQKILSPATIITVYMQYIKLADICFKS